Genomic DNA from Nostoc sp. ATCC 53789:
TTCGCCCTTTAGAATCTGCGCCAGCACTTAAAGGAAAAGGAGTGTTGAGTAATGATGAATCGCTCTCTAGTCGGGAAGCTGTCAATCCTAAAGCAAATTCTTGAGTTGAATTAGAGCTAGCTTGTCGTAGTATTGGCTGACGCAAAGTCAGTTCATAAGCGCGAGCATCAGAAAGAATATCTAGCCTGCTAAAAGGACGCTCAATAACATTGGCAGAAGAATTTGCATAAAAAAACTGCACAGTCCCGTTTTGGGAATTGAGAGGAATAGAATAATCAGCTGTTAAAGTATTACTGCCGTCAGTGTTTCTATATCCCAGACTCAACCGATCTCCTAGCCCGAAGAGGTTAGCATTGCTTAACTCAACTCGTCTCTGAAAACTGCCAATGGCAGGTGAACGAGAGTTATCTAAGAAAGCTTCAATTCTAAAGGGTTGACGTGCTTTGACTGTAACGTTTAAAACAGAAGTACTTGATTGAGAGCCTTTATCTATAACCGAAGAAATTTTCTCAATCAAAGGATCTGTTTGCAGTAGTTGTAAAGCTGTCAGCAAATGTTTGCTATTAAATACTTCAGTCGTGTTTGTGCGTAAGCGTTCACGAATATAATTTTGTAATCGTGCGCTACCCATAATATTGATTTTCTCTAACTTGCCTTCAACAATTTGTATAGTTACGACTCCTCCACTGGATGTAATGGCTTGATTTTCTTTAACAGGAAAGAAGGCCCCTGAAGTTAGATATCCTTGTTCAGTATATAGCCTCGTGACTGCTGTACGAGCTTCAAGCAATTCTGAAAATGTAATTTCTCTGCCTGTGTAAGAAGCAACTATTGATTCTAGTTGTTGAGTTGATAAGACAGTATTGCCTTTGAATATGAACCTTTCAACTTTGATTTTTTCTCGATTTATTTTGGGAATTTCAGGCGTAGGCACTGAAACAGGAGGTATTTGCTCTTCTTCTCTTCTTTCTATTGGAGAAGGAACTTGTGGACTCTGAGGAATTGTTGGTATTTGCTGTGTAAAAAGTCTTGGAGGTACTGTTTTTGCTAAGAGCGGGTTAGTTGTTGATATCGGAATTACCCAAAGAAAAGTTGCTCCTAACACATCTAAGTATCGATATTTAGACAACATAGCATTTTCTTAACATAGAAGCAAATTTTTAAACTTTTTCATTCTCTAATAAAAGCAGCTAATAGATGAAAAAAAATATTTACAGCCCTCTCGTTTCTCGTTTGCCTTGATAGTAATTGCAAGGACTGGCTTGCTAGCCTTGAGAAGGCTTCGCTACATTCGCAATAAAATTAGGTAATTAATTATGTGTAGCTACATATATCTGCTGTTTTATTCCAATTGTCTTTGTATTATTCTATTTATATTTTTTAGAATTATGACAAGGTGAATCTGATAAAGAACCATAAGCAATCACTTCTTTTGGTTTAGTTGTAAAACTTACTGTACCATTTCCATTGTCTTTCCATCCTTGTGCTTCTATATATTCTTGATCTACTTCGATCTGTATTGGCTGTTGTGATTGTTTCGTGGAAATAGGTTGTCGCTCATCTCTCCAGCCATAATTGCTGTTGAGAGGATCGCTTGGGCTTTGTGGAATACCCCCAGATCCTCTGTCTACAAACTCATTAGGTGCTTTACCCGATCGCGTAGCGCAAACCTGAGCAACTGTAGGAATATTAATTACTGGTGGAACGAAGGCTGCTTTAATAAAATCAAATTGCAAGGTATTTATTTGAACTATACCGTCAATTCCTCTGTCTGAAGTAGCTGTAATTTTACTATCAAAAGAAGGGAAGATTCCTTGAGTATTGATAGTGACATTACCACCACGCCCCTCAAAGGCATTTGCTGTAATTTTGCTATTCTCTAAGAGAAGCAATAGTTCAGTATTAATATTAATGTTCCCACCGTTTCCCTTACTTTCTTGCTGTCCAGCAGATGTAGAGATATTGCTATTGCGTAATAGAACATTGTTCGCATTGAAGATAATGTTACCTCCCTCACCTATGGAAGTGGTTGCGGTAACGCCTCCATTGTTTGTGATGTTAATGTCTTTAGCTGTAATTTCAAGAATTCCTGCATTGCCTGAGCCATTATTTCTAACACTCACTTGAGCATTGGTATCAATATTCACTAGTTCAGCATTAATAATTAATTTGCCTCCATCTCCAGTAGGGATAATAGGCACTCTATTAAATCTAATCCTCAAACTATTATCTAAAATAGTTCCTGATGAATCTATAAAACTAGGAAGTTTGGAATTTGAATCTACTCCTGAAATATCTACTGAGCCAGAAGCGTTAATATTAATATTCCCAGCATTTCCAAACGATACAGTACTTGTAGAGATACCCGCACCATCTCTGATTATTAGCTTTGAGGTATTAATTTCCAAATTTCCAGCATTCCCACTACCAAAAGTAGCAGCATTAATTGTACTAGGTCCAATAATAGGCGACCTACCTATAATATTTATGGTATTATTCGCGTTTATTAAAACATTACCTCCTTTCCCACTATTAAAAGTTGTAGCTCCTAAACTGCTTCCATTCTGGAGTGTAATATTTTGTGTACTTAATTTTAAATTTCCAGTATTACCAAAAGAACTAGAAGCTGTAGTTATATTACCCCCATCTTCTAATATCAAATTTTTGA
This window encodes:
- a CDS encoding ShlB/FhaC/HecB family hemolysin secretion/activation protein, whose protein sequence is MLSKYRYLDVLGATFLWVIPISTTNPLLAKTVPPRLFTQQIPTIPQSPQVPSPIERREEEQIPPVSVPTPEIPKINREKIKVERFIFKGNTVLSTQQLESIVASYTGREITFSELLEARTAVTRLYTEQGYLTSGAFFPVKENQAITSSGGVVTIQIVEGKLEKINIMGSARLQNYIRERLRTNTTEVFNSKHLLTALQLLQTDPLIEKISSVIDKGSQSSTSVLNVTVKARQPFRIEAFLDNSRSPAIGSFQRRVELSNANLFGLGDRLSLGYRNTDGSNTLTADYSIPLNSQNGTVQFFYANSSANVIERPFSRLDILSDARAYELTLRQPILRQASSNSTQEFALGLTASRLESDSSLLNTPFPLSAGADSKGRTRISALRFFQEWTQRTRQGALLARSQFNFGVGAIDATVNDFAPDSRFFSWRGQTSWLQRLAANGTSLLVRADIQLASRPLVPLEQFANGGINSVRGYRQDTFLSDNGALLSIEARVPAWITDTEQLQIIPFFDVGISWNNTTAKDTGITVFTGTLASIGLGIQYQLEDRLNARLDWGVPLIPADTNSNLETWQENGFYFSINYRLL